One window of Mangrovibacterium diazotrophicum genomic DNA carries:
- a CDS encoding 4Fe-4S dicluster domain-containing protein produces MSNEKQENKRTSRREFIQKSMRIGLGVGLTAVGGLAAFRVHAEDSVWQLDPFKCVACGRCADYCVMTPSAVKCVHAFDLCGYCDLCGGYLKPNSNARSTAAENQLCPTSAIRRKFVEEPYFEYEIEEDLCIGCGVCVKGCTAFGNGSLHLQVRHNLCVNCNECSIARVCPADAFQRVPASSPYLIKGEWTKDSKNKKQPPTE; encoded by the coding sequence ATGAGCAACGAGAAGCAAGAAAATAAGCGAACCAGCCGGCGCGAGTTTATTCAGAAAAGCATGCGCATTGGTTTGGGAGTGGGCCTGACCGCCGTTGGAGGGTTGGCGGCTTTTCGTGTTCATGCTGAAGATTCGGTTTGGCAGCTCGATCCGTTTAAATGCGTTGCTTGCGGGCGATGTGCCGATTATTGTGTCATGACACCCTCGGCTGTGAAGTGTGTGCATGCTTTCGATTTGTGTGGCTATTGCGACTTGTGCGGCGGCTATCTGAAACCGAACTCGAATGCTCGTTCTACAGCAGCCGAAAATCAGCTTTGCCCAACCTCAGCCATTCGTCGCAAGTTTGTGGAGGAGCCTTATTTTGAATACGAAATAGAAGAGGATTTGTGCATTGGATGCGGCGTTTGCGTTAAAGGCTGCACGGCTTTTGGCAATGGTTCGCTGCACTTGCAGGTGCGCCATAATTTGTGTGTGAATTGCAACGAATGCTCCATCGCCCGGGTTTGCCCGGCCGACGCATTTCAGCGCGTTCCGGCATCGAGCCCTTATCTGATAAAGGGTGAGTGGACCAAAGATTCGAAGAATAAAAAACAACCTCCAACGGAATAG
- a CDS encoding outer membrane protein assembly factor BamB family protein: protein MKTITSLLLICLITTLQLSAQEATQWRGKNSEAKYAAPNLLNSWPEAGPDVIWHFDELGDGFSSPVFANGKIYVGGMDNNVGYIFILNTSGTLEQKIEYGKEFEVNYPGSRATPTIVGDMAYISTGYGELICLDLETAKRVWSKSLETDFGAENLRFGFTESIVVDGDELYFTPGGADFNIVALNRMNGELIWKSNGNGKLSAYCTPKLLQMQGRQILVTHMADDIVAVDTKDGKVLWTYPHPNQYNIHPNTPIFQDGDLLCFSGYGQGGVRLKLSLDGSSVTKVWSTEKMDNQMGAAEIVNGQIYGSGHKSRGWYCLDWKTGEVKWASAEMGNGVIIMAGDKFILYSERGELALVNPNPESFEIISKAKVELGTAQHWAHPVVANGVLYVRHGKSLIAYKISA, encoded by the coding sequence ATGAAAACAATTACTAGCCTGTTACTAATCTGCTTAATTACAACCCTTCAACTTTCGGCACAAGAAGCTACACAATGGCGCGGAAAAAATTCAGAAGCAAAATACGCAGCACCCAATTTGTTGAACAGCTGGCCTGAAGCCGGACCCGATGTCATTTGGCATTTCGATGAATTGGGCGATGGTTTTTCCTCGCCTGTATTTGCCAACGGAAAAATCTATGTGGGGGGAATGGATAACAATGTGGGCTACATTTTTATTCTGAATACTTCCGGAACGCTTGAGCAAAAGATTGAATACGGAAAAGAATTCGAAGTCAACTATCCGGGGTCCCGGGCAACGCCAACTATTGTAGGGGATATGGCTTATATCTCGACTGGATATGGCGAGCTGATTTGCCTTGATTTGGAGACGGCCAAGCGAGTTTGGAGTAAAAGTCTCGAAACTGACTTTGGTGCAGAGAACCTTCGTTTTGGTTTTACCGAGTCAATTGTAGTCGATGGCGATGAACTTTATTTTACCCCCGGTGGAGCTGATTTTAATATCGTTGCGCTGAATCGGATGAATGGTGAACTAATCTGGAAAAGCAACGGGAACGGTAAACTTTCAGCTTATTGCACTCCGAAATTATTGCAAATGCAAGGCCGCCAGATTCTGGTGACTCATATGGCCGACGACATTGTTGCAGTAGACACGAAAGACGGAAAAGTATTGTGGACATACCCGCATCCGAATCAATACAATATTCACCCCAACACACCAATTTTTCAGGATGGAGATTTGCTTTGTTTTAGCGGCTACGGTCAGGGCGGTGTACGTTTGAAATTGAGCCTTGATGGGTCTTCTGTCACAAAGGTTTGGAGCACTGAAAAGATGGATAACCAAATGGGAGCCGCCGAAATCGTGAATGGCCAAATTTACGGTTCCGGACACAAAAGCCGCGGCTGGTACTGTTTGGATTGGAAAACCGGCGAGGTCAAGTGGGCTTCGGCCGAAATGGGAAATGGTGTAATCATCATGGCTGGCGACAAATTCATTCTGTATTCCGAAAGGGGAGAATTGGCTTTGGTAAATCCGAATCCGGAGAGTTTTGAGATCATTTCCAAAGCCAAAGTTGAACTTGGCACAGCACAACACTGGGCACACCCGGTGGTTGCCAATGGTGTTTTGTACGTTCGTCATGGCAAATCGCTGATTGCCTACAAAATATCAGCCTGA
- a CDS encoding outer membrane protein assembly factor BamB family protein, whose translation MKKILAGLIGSLLFFSTHAQIFQFRGPARDGKFEEVGLLKAWPAEGPELLLEIDSIGKGYSSVISDGEFIYVSGMKDTMDYLTCIDFSGIKRWQVPYGESWKKSFPDTRSTPTIEDDRIYIVSGIGELVCLNKTDGSIIWKQNVDRDFEADWHIWGVSESPLIVGDLAICTPGGTKTSVVAFDKFSGELKWETASVGGQRAYASATTFDLDGKQYILAETATNLMVIDPANGSVKMTYQYYNHDKWSDQPGLIWTNIPLIKGDEIFLSMGYDYPAKMIKVNADRTGFEELYTDTIFDNHHHGLIELDGYIYGSNWENNRKGNWLCKNWKTGEITYNEQWNTKGALIYADSMLYVYEEQRGTVALVKPNPEKFDVVSTFRFEKGAGPHWAHPFINDGKLFLRHGDVLQVYNLRE comes from the coding sequence ATGAAAAAGATACTTGCTGGGCTAATTGGCTCACTGCTTTTTTTCTCTACTCATGCTCAGATTTTTCAGTTTCGGGGTCCTGCCCGCGACGGAAAGTTTGAGGAAGTCGGCTTATTGAAAGCTTGGCCCGCTGAGGGGCCGGAGCTGCTGCTGGAAATTGATAGCATTGGCAAAGGTTATTCCTCGGTTATTTCTGACGGAGAATTTATTTATGTGTCGGGCATGAAAGACACAATGGATTACCTCACTTGTATCGATTTCTCGGGAATAAAAAGATGGCAGGTGCCTTATGGCGAATCGTGGAAAAAATCATTCCCGGATACGCGTAGTACGCCAACAATTGAGGATGATCGCATCTACATTGTCAGTGGAATTGGTGAGTTAGTTTGCCTGAATAAAACGGACGGCTCGATTATTTGGAAACAGAATGTCGATCGCGATTTTGAAGCGGACTGGCATATCTGGGGAGTCTCAGAATCACCGCTAATTGTTGGTGATCTCGCAATCTGCACGCCAGGTGGAACAAAAACATCAGTGGTTGCATTCGATAAGTTCTCTGGTGAATTGAAATGGGAAACAGCAAGTGTCGGCGGCCAGCGGGCTTACGCATCTGCAACAACGTTTGACTTGGATGGAAAGCAATACATTCTGGCCGAGACCGCAACGAACCTGATGGTGATCGATCCGGCAAACGGTTCCGTTAAAATGACTTATCAGTACTACAATCACGACAAGTGGTCTGATCAGCCGGGATTGATCTGGACGAATATTCCACTAATCAAGGGCGATGAGATATTTCTGTCGATGGGGTATGACTATCCCGCTAAAATGATCAAAGTAAATGCTGATAGGACGGGCTTTGAAGAGCTTTATACAGATACCATTTTCGATAACCACCATCATGGATTGATCGAGTTGGATGGCTACATCTATGGCTCTAACTGGGAAAATAACCGCAAAGGAAACTGGCTTTGTAAGAACTGGAAGACCGGCGAAATCACCTACAACGAGCAGTGGAACACCAAAGGAGCTCTGATTTATGCTGACAGCATGCTGTACGTTTATGAAGAGCAACGCGGAACGGTTGCACTGGTAAAACCGAATCCGGAGAAATTCGATGTTGTGAGCACATTTCGGTTTGAAAAAGGAGCCGGTCCTCATTGGGCACATCCATTCATCAACGACGGGAAGCTTTTCCTTCGCCATGGAGACGTTCTGCAAGTCTATAATCTGAGAGAATAA
- a CDS encoding 4Fe-4S binding protein, which produces MSQRIIKMLLAGVMFCLTLSGFAQQQRFPKPEFETGYSQPPTQQPLPRAIFLEYLDVAVLIGALLLVSWFVLKKRSRQGVLWTSVFSLLYFGFYREGCICAIGSIQNVALATFDPTYVLPLTALLFFLIPLITALFAGRTFCAGVCPLGAIQDLVAFRPIELPRWLQKVLGLIPYLYLSLAVLYAATKSEFLICRYDPFVGFFRFDGTFQMLLLGGLFLIVGVFVARPYCRFFCPYGVLLGWMSSFSKKHLTITPTACIQCKLCANSCPFGAIEEPDLEEGKRRPNVNRLLKYLILIPAWMLIGGLAGSMLHGTLSKFNKTVYLAEMIVENPDVRYDQENIDARTFMQAGKTMDQLVADAQKIKSQFYWGGWIAGAFMGLVIGLVLVNLSSYRRRNDYEPDKTNCLSCGRCMDYCPVKQETEHENDFRR; this is translated from the coding sequence ATGAGTCAACGAATCATAAAAATGCTTTTAGCTGGGGTGATGTTTTGCTTGACCCTGTCCGGTTTTGCCCAGCAACAGCGCTTTCCAAAACCGGAATTTGAAACGGGCTATTCACAACCGCCAACGCAGCAACCTTTGCCACGCGCAATTTTCCTCGAGTATCTGGATGTCGCTGTGCTAATTGGTGCACTGCTGCTGGTCAGTTGGTTTGTTTTAAAGAAGAGATCACGACAGGGAGTGCTGTGGACCTCCGTTTTTTCGCTGCTGTATTTCGGTTTTTACCGGGAAGGCTGCATTTGCGCCATTGGATCAATCCAAAATGTGGCTTTGGCCACTTTCGATCCAACCTATGTTTTGCCGCTAACAGCCTTGCTGTTCTTCCTTATTCCGTTGATTACTGCGCTATTCGCAGGGCGAACATTCTGTGCAGGCGTCTGTCCGCTTGGAGCCATTCAGGATTTGGTGGCGTTTCGACCTATTGAATTGCCACGCTGGTTGCAGAAGGTTTTAGGCCTGATTCCTTACCTCTATTTGTCGCTGGCGGTGCTGTACGCCGCAACCAAATCCGAATTTTTAATCTGCCGTTACGATCCCTTTGTCGGTTTTTTCCGTTTCGACGGGACGTTTCAAATGCTTCTGCTCGGCGGACTCTTTTTGATCGTCGGGGTATTTGTTGCACGCCCGTATTGTCGTTTTTTCTGTCCGTACGGTGTGTTGCTGGGCTGGATGTCATCTTTCTCGAAAAAGCATTTAACAATCACCCCAACAGCTTGTATTCAGTGCAAGTTGTGCGCCAATTCTTGTCCGTTTGGCGCGATCGAAGAGCCGGATCTGGAAGAAGGAAAGCGTCGTCCCAATGTCAACCGTCTGCTGAAATATTTGATCCTGATTCCTGCCTGGATGCTGATCGGTGGGCTGGCGGGATCGATGCTGCACGGAACACTTTCAAAATTCAATAAGACCGTTTATCTGGCCGAAATGATTGTGGAGAACCCCGATGTTCGCTACGATCAGGAGAATATTGACGCGCGCACATTTATGCAGGCGGGCAAAACGATGGATCAGCTGGTGGCTGATGCACAAAAAATAAAAAGCCAGTTTTATTGGGGCGGCTGGATTGCCGGGGCATTTATGGGCTTGGTAATCGGTTTGGTTTTGGTGAATTTGTCTTCATACAGACGCAGAAACGACTATGAACCCGATAAAACGAATTGTTTGAGTTGCGGGCGATGCATGGATTATTGCCCGGTAAAACAAGAAACAGAACATGAAAATGACTTTAGACGATAA
- a CDS encoding NHL repeat-containing protein, which yields MKTRKLINIILIVVAVAIAVIIGRDFISNRAGKSVKNPYELDLSQFAKVDSSEILYKEVKAIQLNAKEVDAISIFNDTIYVAADSTILLLNTDGLILKKIAIPTKATALAVDDAVLVALKNRIIKLTKTGDVLADWPDMGPRSVITSLAVDSDHLYVADAGNRVVLDYTKSGALSQMLGERNEEKGLEGFTVPSPYFDVAISEEGYLWAVDPGRHSLINFNVDGSLRTSWQHSSANTEGFSGCCNPAHMCLMEGDRFVTSEKGIVRVKIYDQHGKYLGVVAAPNQFDEYSEAPDICVDSEGRVLLLDFSRKQIRFFQLKKEE from the coding sequence ATGAAGACACGGAAACTCATCAATATCATTCTGATTGTCGTCGCTGTTGCGATCGCTGTCATTATTGGCCGCGACTTTATTTCGAACCGTGCGGGCAAGTCGGTTAAAAATCCCTACGAATTGGATTTAAGCCAATTTGCAAAAGTAGATTCCAGCGAGATTCTTTACAAAGAGGTAAAAGCCATCCAGCTTAATGCGAAGGAAGTCGACGCAATTTCAATTTTTAACGATACCATTTATGTGGCAGCCGATAGTACGATATTGTTGCTCAATACTGACGGACTCATTCTGAAAAAAATAGCAATTCCCACGAAGGCAACTGCTTTGGCTGTGGATGATGCCGTTTTGGTGGCTTTAAAAAACAGGATTATAAAATTGACTAAAACCGGCGATGTTTTAGCTGATTGGCCCGACATGGGACCGCGCTCTGTGATAACATCTCTCGCAGTGGATTCGGATCATCTTTACGTGGCTGACGCCGGAAACCGGGTCGTGTTGGATTACACGAAAAGTGGTGCATTATCACAAATGCTGGGAGAGCGTAATGAAGAAAAAGGCTTGGAGGGTTTCACCGTTCCCAGCCCGTATTTTGATGTGGCGATTAGCGAAGAGGGCTACCTGTGGGCAGTTGATCCGGGGCGTCACAGCCTTATTAATTTTAACGTAGACGGTAGTTTGCGCACTTCCTGGCAACATTCGTCGGCCAACACCGAAGGATTCAGTGGCTGTTGCAATCCTGCCCACATGTGTCTGATGGAGGGCGACCGTTTTGTGACCAGCGAAAAGGGAATCGTCCGCGTAAAAATTTACGACCAGCACGGAAAATATTTAGGTGTTGTGGCAGCTCCCAATCAGTTCGACGAATATAGCGAAGCCCCCGACATTTGTGTGGATAGCGAAGGCCGAGTGCTCTTGTTGGACTTCAGTAGAAAACAGATTCGCTTTTTTCAACTTAAAAAAGAAGAGTAA
- a CDS encoding outer membrane protein assembly factor BamB family protein, with amino-acid sequence MKRNPVNIIIGLAAFAGISAFVFWLAVDPMKSMDISQPGADNREKGSLVKEIVKIGEKFQLFGESKSNNYTGTWPHFRGQNYDNIVSEKQDLKDSWSDDEPEILWSLELGEGHAGPAVYKGMVYVMDYDEEAREDALRCFSLADGHEIWRRSYGIHVKRNHGMSRTVPAVTEYYVVTIGPRCQVMCVDRKSGDFLWGIDLVEEYGSEIPHWYTAQCPMIDGDKVILAPAGSKLMIAVDIKTGEKLWECPNDIQYKMSHSSIMPMTLNGKHMYVYSADGGICGISAEGDDEGQLVWYCNEWRFSVVAPSPVIFPDGKIFLTAGYGAGGMMIQVIPNGNSFETKVLAQYQPKDGLACEQQTPVYYKGYLYGIMPKDGGAYRNQLVCTTPDNVQQFRWTSGKVSRFGLGPYLIADDKMYILGDDGTLTMVKPDPNKYVQLAQKKLFDGHDAWAPLAIVDGLLLLRDSKTMYCVNISN; translated from the coding sequence GTGAAGCGGAATCCTGTAAATATCATCATTGGCCTTGCTGCTTTCGCGGGTATTTCTGCCTTTGTTTTTTGGTTGGCGGTCGATCCGATGAAATCGATGGATATCAGTCAGCCGGGAGCCGATAACCGGGAGAAAGGAAGCCTGGTTAAAGAAATCGTCAAGATAGGTGAGAAGTTTCAGCTGTTTGGCGAGTCAAAATCAAACAATTACACAGGCACCTGGCCTCATTTCAGGGGGCAAAACTACGATAATATTGTCAGTGAAAAACAGGATCTCAAGGACAGCTGGAGCGACGACGAGCCTGAGATCTTGTGGTCGCTTGAATTGGGCGAAGGGCACGCCGGCCCAGCAGTTTACAAGGGAATGGTGTACGTGATGGACTATGACGAAGAAGCGCGCGAGGATGCTTTACGCTGTTTCTCGTTGGCAGACGGTCACGAAATTTGGCGACGTTCTTACGGTATTCATGTCAAACGAAATCACGGGATGTCAAGAACTGTCCCTGCCGTTACCGAGTATTATGTGGTCACGATTGGCCCGCGTTGCCAAGTCATGTGTGTTGACCGAAAAAGCGGCGATTTTCTATGGGGAATCGATCTGGTAGAGGAATACGGTTCCGAGATTCCGCATTGGTACACGGCGCAGTGCCCGATGATTGATGGCGACAAAGTGATTTTAGCGCCGGCCGGCAGCAAGCTCATGATCGCCGTCGATATAAAGACCGGCGAAAAATTATGGGAATGCCCCAATGACATTCAATATAAGATGTCACACTCGTCGATTATGCCGATGACCTTAAACGGGAAACACATGTATGTGTACAGCGCTGATGGCGGTATTTGCGGCATTTCGGCAGAGGGGGACGACGAAGGCCAGCTTGTGTGGTATTGCAACGAGTGGCGGTTCTCGGTGGTTGCTCCATCACCGGTCATTTTTCCCGACGGCAAAATCTTCCTGACTGCAGGGTACGGTGCCGGCGGAATGATGATACAAGTTATACCGAATGGAAATTCATTTGAAACGAAAGTTTTAGCCCAATATCAACCCAAAGACGGGCTGGCCTGCGAGCAGCAAACCCCGGTTTACTACAAAGGCTATTTGTATGGCATTATGCCGAAGGATGGCGGTGCTTACCGCAACCAGCTTGTTTGTACAACGCCCGATAATGTACAGCAGTTTCGGTGGACTTCGGGAAAAGTGAGCCGCTTTGGTTTGGGCCCTTACCTGATTGCCGACGATAAAATGTACATTCTGGGCGACGATGGTACACTTACAATGGTGAAACCAGATCCGAATAAGTACGTGCAGCTGGCGCAAAAAAAACTGTTTGACGGGCACGATGCCTGGGCTCCTCTGGCAATTGTCGATGGGCTGTTGCTTTTGCGCGATTCGAAAACGATGTATTGTGTAAACATCAGTAATTAA
- a CDS encoding outer membrane protein assembly factor BamB family protein — MKMTLDDKKKLARGLAWTGAVFSLVVSVMLIVNYLQLKSVDPLESPALKALVEQLHQNPNDEVLKENIRALDFMIRKAYFTSQWQIKTGTLMLILGVLVLILALRWGKSLRNELEELESINKNPFLDKRQARLGVIYAGVGIFALALLSGFFSSNLLSDYDASELTATTPETPAVEIVMAQEAEAVDVPNSEPKEVEAQLESTFEEEVQSEVKEIVKEDNPKPEKVSEPKQATASWPSQAEMRKQVPFFRGPDGDGVTYQKGFAKSFDGASGENVLWKVSVPKHGYNSPIIWDNKLFLTGADNSARVVYCYDKNTGKLLWEAAADNIPGSPATMPKVTEDTGLAASTMATNGNSVFALFATGDLIALDLTGNRIWAKNLGVPDNHYGHSSSLIIYKDKLLIQYDTNRGGKLIALSTADGSQKWETVRDVKISWASPVLVNTGKREELILTADPLVAGYDPETGKELWNVSCMMGEVGPSVGYANGVVYAANEYATMAAIKLGDTPEIIWEQQEYLPEVSSILATNGLAVVATSYGVIAAYDAQTGEKYWEHEASSGFYSSPVYADGNIYAIDMNGNLSVIKAGKEFEIVSESKLGEKAFGTPVFSNGKMYLRGVENLYCIGANCNGRKSSTYK; from the coding sequence ATGAAAATGACTTTAGACGATAAAAAGAAACTGGCACGCGGATTAGCATGGACGGGAGCGGTTTTCAGCCTCGTGGTAAGCGTGATGCTGATTGTTAACTATCTGCAGCTAAAATCAGTCGATCCGCTGGAAAGTCCCGCATTGAAAGCGCTGGTAGAACAATTGCATCAAAATCCAAACGATGAAGTATTGAAGGAAAACATTCGTGCGCTCGATTTCATGATTCGTAAGGCCTACTTTACCAGCCAATGGCAAATCAAAACGGGAACGTTGATGCTGATTCTGGGCGTATTGGTGCTGATTCTGGCGCTGCGTTGGGGCAAGTCGCTTCGCAATGAACTGGAGGAACTGGAGTCGATCAATAAAAATCCGTTTCTGGATAAGCGTCAGGCTCGACTCGGAGTCATTTATGCAGGAGTCGGAATATTTGCACTAGCGCTGCTGTCGGGCTTCTTTTCGTCCAACCTTTTGAGCGATTACGACGCATCGGAATTGACAGCGACCACCCCTGAAACTCCGGCGGTAGAGATTGTGATGGCACAGGAAGCGGAGGCTGTTGATGTACCAAATTCAGAACCGAAAGAAGTAGAAGCACAGCTTGAATCGACTTTCGAAGAAGAGGTGCAATCGGAAGTAAAAGAGATAGTTAAAGAAGATAATCCTAAGCCTGAAAAAGTATCCGAACCGAAACAAGCGACTGCTTCATGGCCTTCTCAAGCGGAGATGCGGAAACAGGTGCCGTTCTTTCGCGGACCAGATGGCGATGGCGTAACTTATCAGAAAGGTTTTGCCAAGTCGTTCGATGGAGCATCGGGCGAAAATGTTTTGTGGAAAGTTTCGGTTCCCAAGCATGGTTACAATTCGCCAATCATTTGGGACAACAAGCTATTCCTGACGGGAGCTGACAATTCGGCTCGCGTGGTCTATTGCTACGATAAAAACACCGGTAAACTTCTTTGGGAAGCTGCTGCAGACAACATTCCTGGTTCGCCGGCAACCATGCCCAAAGTAACGGAAGACACAGGCTTGGCCGCGTCGACGATGGCAACAAACGGCAATTCCGTATTTGCTCTGTTTGCCACCGGCGATTTGATTGCACTGGATTTAACTGGCAATCGAATATGGGCCAAAAACCTGGGAGTGCCGGATAATCACTACGGGCATTCGTCCTCTCTGATTATCTACAAAGACAAGTTGTTGATTCAATACGATACCAATCGGGGCGGAAAACTGATCGCACTTTCAACTGCCGACGGCTCTCAGAAATGGGAGACTGTCCGCGATGTGAAAATCAGCTGGGCATCTCCGGTTTTAGTCAACACAGGCAAACGCGAAGAGCTTATTCTGACTGCCGATCCGCTGGTTGCCGGCTATGACCCCGAGACAGGGAAAGAGCTGTGGAATGTAAGCTGCATGATGGGCGAAGTTGGACCATCGGTGGGCTATGCGAACGGTGTGGTGTACGCTGCGAATGAGTACGCAACAATGGCGGCTATCAAGCTCGGCGATACCCCCGAAATCATTTGGGAACAACAGGAGTATTTGCCCGAGGTATCCAGTATTCTCGCGACAAATGGACTGGCGGTGGTGGCAACCAGCTATGGCGTAATTGCAGCCTACGATGCGCAGACCGGCGAAAAATATTGGGAGCACGAAGCGTCTTCCGGCTTTTATTCGTCGCCTGTTTATGCCGATGGAAATATCTACGCGATCGACATGAATGGGAATTTGAGCGTGATAAAAGCAGGCAAAGAATTCGAGATAGTCTCAGAATCGAAACTGGGAGAAAAGGCCTTCGGAACACCGGTGTTCTCAAATGGAAAAATGTATCTCAGGGGTGTTGAAAATCTGTATTGCATAGGAGCGAATTGTAATGGAAGAAAATCTTCAACATACAAATAG